In Natronococcus sp. AD-5, the genomic window ACGTGACTCGCTCCTCGCCTTCCATGTACCACTCGTCGCTTCCCCCGTGGAGGTGAAAGTCGATCGAGTGATTCTCGGCGTGCTCGGCTTGGTACCGGTCTTCGGAGAGGTCGACCGCCGAGTCGTCGATGACGATCTCGATATCGCCGCGCGCGTCGATTTCGTCGTCGGAGAGGCAGCCGCCGAGAAGCGCGAAACTCGAGACGCCGATGATGACCGCCCGTCGTTTCATACGCGACTGCAGGAAGGTATCGGCTCAAAAGCTTCTGGTTCCCTTATCGAAAGCGGGAACGGACACGTCGCGGCTCCCGCCGAACGCGGCCGAGTTCCTTTCAATTGTACCGCGAGCGACCGCAGGGAGCGAGCGGGCCGACGACCGACCCGCAGGGGAGGGAGGAGCGCTTTTGAGCAACCTTTTACCGAGCGACGGCTCGGCGGGCGGCAGCGTCGCTGCCGCCCGCCGTGCCAGAGCGCAGAGTAAAAGGTTGGTGTTAGTCGTCGTCCGCGTCCGCCTTTCCTCTGCCCGCGTCTTGCTTGCCGCCGTCGGTCGTCGCCTCGTCGACGACGTCGATGGAGACGCCCGCGTCCATGCCGCGGCTGCGGCTCGAGTCGCCGAATCCCGCGCTCAACACGCGCGTGAGGGCGTCTTCGACGTCTTCGTCGAGTTCGGTGATCCGGTCGGACTCGACCTCGACGACGAACCCCGTCGTGATGTTCGGCGAGGTCGGCAGAAAGAGCACCTCGCGGCCGTCCTCGGTCGTTTTGCCCGTTTTGAACGCGGTCATCCGGAGCCCGTCCCAGGTCTCGATTTTGACCGGCGTCTGGAGGGAGTCCTGTTCGCCGAACGCGGTTTCGGCGGCCATCTTCGAGGCGTTGTAGACGACTCGAATCACCGGAACGCGGTTGGCGACGTTGTCGACGAGCCGTTCGACCAGGCCGCCGACGGTCGTTCGCATGAGATAGCCCACCGAGAACGTGAGGATGACGAACACGGTCAGCGCGACGACGACCCGGAGGAACTGCGCGATCTGTTCGCGGCTCTGCTGGGCCTGCGCGCCGTCACCCGGGATGAGCGGCCGGAGGGCCGCCTCGTCGAGAATGAGACCGGGCGTGATCCCGGCGATGAGTCCATAGAGCCAGTAGATGACGTAAAGCGTCACGAGGATGGGCCCGAGGACGATCAGCCCGCTCGCGAAATCCCGCTTCCACGAAGCCATGTACTCCAACTCACACTAGTGGCTAATGAGCCCTTTCCTTTAGCGGCCGATAATCGCCCGAACCGCGAACCAGAGGTTCTCCTTGCGTTCCATCGCACGCCGGTAGAAGTACGACTTCCAGCGACCGCCGTAGGGGACGTACTGCCAGACCTCGTACTCCTCGGCGAGTTCGTACTGCGCGTCGTCGCGCACGCCCATGAGCATCTGAATCTCGAAGTCGGTGCCGTGCTCCTCGTGGAGGGAAATCGCGCGATCGATCATCGCCGGATCGTGGCTGCCGACCGCGATCCCGTCCTCGAAGTGCTCGAAGGCGAACTCGAGCAGCGCCTCGTACTCCTTGTTGACGGTCTCTTTCTCTTTGTAGGCGATATCGGACGGTTCGTCGTACGCGCCCTTGACGAATCGGACCTTTCCGGGCACGTCGGCGAGCCGTTTGACGTCCTCGCGGGTGCGTTTGAGGTTCGCCTGGACGCAGACCCCGACCCCACCGTCGTGCTCCCGCGACAGATCCTCGAAGGCGTCGAGGGTCGCGTCCGTCGTCGTGTGGTCTTCCATGTCGATCCAGACGAAGACGCCGCGGTCGGCGGCCGCGTCGACGATCTCGGAGAGTTCCTCCCGGAAGACGTCCTTGCCCAGGTCGAGACCGATCTGGGAGGGTTTGACGGAGATACAGGCCTCGAGATCCGATCGCGCGATGGCTTCGACGAGGTCCCGGTACTCCGCGGCGTCGGCGCGGACGGGCTCGCGGTCGTCGTAGTGCTCGCCGAGCAGGTTCACGATCGCATTGACGTCGCGATCGTTCAGCTGTCGAACGTGCTCGAGCGCTTCCGCCGGTTTCTCCCCCGCGACGAACCGGCTCGCGATTGGCGGAATCATACCCAAGTGATATATCCCTTCTTATAAGGAAGTAGTGCTCTGGCCGGGAGACGACGGCCGTCGACTCGACGACCGCGAACCACCGCAGGTTAAGACACGCCAGTTCATCCCGCCGCATATGGCAGTACTCGAGACGATCGTCGTCGCCTTCTGGGCGATGTTGCCCGCCTACGTCCCCAATAACGCCGCGGTCCTGGCCGGCGGCGGCCGACCGATCGACGCCGGCCGGACGTGGGGAACGAAGCGAGTACTCGGCGACGGAAAGACCTGGCGCGGGACGGCCGCGGGGATCCTCGCGGGGATGGGCCTCGCCGGCGTCCTCAACGTCCTCGCGGACGACGTAAGCGCAGCGCTCGGATTCGACGTGCCGACGTTCGTGCTGCCGGCGGCGATCGGACTCGCGGCCGGGGCGATGCTCGGCGACATCCTGGCCTCGTTCCTCAAACGTCGGAGCGGCCGCCAGCGCGGCGCGATGTTCCCCGGTCTCGACCAGCTCGACTTCGTCGTCGTCTCGCTCCCGCTGACGGCGCTGCTCGCGACCGAGTGGTTCGTCGAGGTCTTCACGTGGGGCGTCATCGCAGTCGTCGTCGTCCTCACGCCGATCCTCCACGTGACGACCAACGTGATCGCCTACCAGCTGGGACTGAAAAACGAGCCCTGGTAAGGGCCGTCAGTATCAGACCGGAAGCCGATTCTCGGGAACGATCACGTCGTCGGTCCAGCGGCGTTCGTTGCACTCGTCGAGCGCGTCCTCGAGTCTTCGAGTCCGTCGAGTTCGAACGGAAGCGGGTCGACGCTCCGATCGAACCCGCGCCGACCGTTGAAGCCGCGCTCGAGCGTGACGATCCGATCGCCGACCTCGAGGTTCGTCTCGTCGATCTGTTCTACCTC contains:
- a CDS encoding DUF502 domain-containing protein; its protein translation is MASWKRDFASGLIVLGPILVTLYVIYWLYGLIAGITPGLILDEAALRPLIPGDGAQAQQSREQIAQFLRVVVALTVFVILTFSVGYLMRTTVGGLVERLVDNVANRVPVIRVVYNASKMAAETAFGEQDSLQTPVKIETWDGLRMTAFKTGKTTEDGREVLFLPTSPNITTGFVVEVESDRITELDEDVEDALTRVLSAGFGDSSRSRGMDAGVSIDVVDEATTDGGKQDAGRGKADADDD
- a CDS encoding proline dehydrogenase family protein gives rise to the protein MIPPIASRFVAGEKPAEALEHVRQLNDRDVNAIVNLLGEHYDDREPVRADAAEYRDLVEAIARSDLEACISVKPSQIGLDLGKDVFREELSEIVDAAADRGVFVWIDMEDHTTTDATLDAFEDLSREHDGGVGVCVQANLKRTREDVKRLADVPGKVRFVKGAYDEPSDIAYKEKETVNKEYEALLEFAFEHFEDGIAVGSHDPAMIDRAISLHEEHGTDFEIQMLMGVRDDAQYELAEEYEVWQYVPYGGRWKSYFYRRAMERKENLWFAVRAIIGR
- a CDS encoding CDP-2,3-bis-(O-geranylgeranyl)-sn-glycerol synthase, whose amino-acid sequence is MAVLETIVVAFWAMLPAYVPNNAAVLAGGGRPIDAGRTWGTKRVLGDGKTWRGTAAGILAGMGLAGVLNVLADDVSAALGFDVPTFVLPAAIGLAAGAMLGDILASFLKRRSGRQRGAMFPGLDQLDFVVVSLPLTALLATEWFVEVFTWGVIAVVVVLTPILHVTTNVIAYQLGLKNEPW
- a CDS encoding aldehyde ferredoxin oxidoreductase C-terminal domain-containing protein, whose product is MEVEQIDETNLEVGDRIVTLERGFNGRRGFDRSVDPLPFELDGLEDSRTRSTSATNAAGPTT